The Anguilla rostrata isolate EN2019 chromosome 1, ASM1855537v3, whole genome shotgun sequence nucleotide sequence gctaGATCCCAAAgttgttggatggggttgaggacAAGACTGTGCAGgacagtcaagttcttccacatcattctcaacaaaaccatgtccatatggaccttgctgtgtacccgggggcattgtcatgctgaaacagaaaaggaccttccccaaactgttggagaAGAAttagaatcatctagaatgtgattgtatgctgtagctttaagatttgccttcactggaactaaggggcataagcccaaaccatgacatATAGTATATAAATGTATCCTTATTTGTATTCATAAATGAAGGAAACCTACTAATAATGTATATGTTTTTGTCAATCACCCAATGAAACGATCCTTTAATTGTAAAATAGATTGTTTACGTCTAGAAAAATcatatttgaatgaaaaaaataaggtcagacacaaattatttttcctgAATACTTTGATCAGCTGATGGTTGATAACCATTGTATGGAGCTGTTCATTGAGATAGGGATCCTCAAAGAGAGTAGGGTCATTTTAGGAGCCTcaagattacattacataacaggcatttagcagatgctcttatccagagtgacttacacaacttttacgttgcatccatttatacagctggatatatactgaagcaatgcaggttaagtaccttgctcaagggccctaccggggaatcgaaccttaCCCATCTACACTGCCGCCAAAATGGAATGGGGGACCTTGGTCTAACAGTTGTAATGATCTAACAGGTTGTACAGCAGTCACTCAAAGTGTGTTCAAAGACATCAATAACGTACGTACAATTGGGAGTGTGTGGCCCACAGCCAAATGCAGACAAATTCTCAAATAAATGGTGCCCTGCTGAGATTGTTCAGACACTAAGGGTTAGATTTCATGTAATTTTACTTATTAATATGTTAATCCTTGCAGCATTGTATACATAAATATCTGAATGTTTATATGATACCCCAAATAAGACATTAAGATTTGCATTGCTTGCTCTCTTTTAGCCATTCTTCGACATCTAAGCTTTTTCATGAAGAATTCCATGTCACTATATACAATAGGCAAGCTCACAGCTTTTACTAATGTTGGCTCAGTGTCACATGTGGGTTCCTTACCTTCAAGATATATGATGCAATTACGCATTTCTctataattttaaattttaaatatgaaggGGGATCACTAGTGCCTTGCATTGTGTTGATTCATAAACTTTTGAAATCTTATATTATAGGGTGGAATGTTTATATTGATACATATTTAAACTCGTTTAAAAGAGTTATTTATGGAAGTTTAAAGATGAAACCTTGGTTTCATAGTTTATCTTTGTCTATGGTGAGTGGAATAGATCTAAAATTTTATCAAACACAAGACCAAGGCAACTAACAGAAGTCCGTCAGAAAACCATGGACAACATGTGAGCAAACGTCTCTACTTCAAACAACAAGGCAATGGGATTCTTATCGAGGATTCAATTGAAAGAACAACTTTGTAATAATTTTCCcacttcatattttaaaaaatccctggCCTTAAACCCGCTCTTTCCTGCTGTGGTGACCTGAATCCTAAATTGAGAGGAAGAGAGCTATGGAATGACATCAAACTGAACTCAACAAGCCGATATTAGGCCGGAAAATTACTCCATCTTCATCAGCCATCAGCCCAATAAGACTCATTTACTCTGTCTGCTTTTTGTCCACTACATGTAGAGCAAATGCGCTGATGCTTCCCAAACTTCACACTGAAGCTGCTCTATGGCAGCGAACTCCACAGTGACAGCAGGGGTAAACACACTGACAGTGGGGCTGACTAATGTAACCCTGTCTTCCCTCACCTCCATATAGTTCCCTCACCACATTGGCGCCCAGGACTGACCCCTGATACACAGTATAAAAAGGGATAAAAGTTTGAAAAAGTGAGCATGCCGTAGTGCTTCAGGATGTTTGCATGATTCATTTTAATCCATCTCTTCTTTTGTTGAAATAGTACAGGATTTTATAGAAAAAGTGCCCCTTGGAGTAATTTGTCACATCCACAGTGAAGCGGATATTTAGTCTGAGTAGACACCATGagtgaagagaaaaagagatagaaaggttgtgtgtgtgtgtgtgtgtgtgtgtcagagagagaaagagagagagagagcaagagagaaaaagagttgTTTTTATATCagaaatgtacatatataaCCAGTCATGCCACACCATGCCACACCTGTGTCTGTTTGACACACCTGCTGTTCAAATGAAAAGCACAAATTAAACTATCCTTGTGGTAGGCCAAATCGACAAATTATCTTTTCATCTGCTTCATGGGCTTGCAGGACACACCAATCTCACAAATTGTAACTTCCCTCAATAGACACTATAGGAAGAGAACACGTGTGGCCATTCACCACATAGgggtgaatttttattattttattttattttattctatttatttattgttttttacaaTAGACACATTAGCATTCACTGTTTCCACTGATGTTTGTTACCTCCACTTGCCTGTGTTTAATCAGTCAGTAAGTACTTCCTGAACCTTGAAAATAGACCATttttatggaaacactgcaaGCTGACCACTGTGAAATATTCAAGTTTCCTTGCTCTCGCAGAATGAGTAATTTGCATTAACTACTCAAAGGATACCCTGAGGCAGAAGAGTGGATCTAGATCAGTCTCTGGCTGGTAAAATGATCATTTGCTATGAGCAGAGAAGTATAGGCCTGCAGACTGCAAGCACGGACTCCTTGAAAACCATGTTTCTGTTTAACTTCccctcaattaaaaaataaattgtgacaAAAGTAAATCATATGAATGACAAATTCATATTTGTGGAAAATTTGTCACAGATATCAGGATATGTCAAAACGATATACTGAATGCAAGTATTTTGTCAGGTTTACAACCTGATATCCAGTGTTAAAACAGTCAACTTGTGTCCTCTTATTGTGAGACAAAAATAtgatcaataaatataaaatgaggTTTTACCTTCTAAAATGGTTTTCCATTTGCCTTAATGATCTGCAAGGAGCCATTAGGACAGAATAGCAAATATTTGTCATACTGACAAAACAATTTAACCTATGCATTAAGAGCTTTAACTCCTTGCTCTTTTTTATTGAGCTTGTCTTTTACAGTTTATAACAATTTTTGTTTGGGCAAAGGCCTCCGTTGGAAATGTAGTTGCTGACTTGCTGGTCTAATTAAAagataatttatataaaatgcaAGTCTCTGCTATTTGAGGCTGTGAAAACAATGGAACAATGGAAATTATACTGGTCTGTATTTTTCTCTAGCTGAtcagtatttcattattttgttgttttcttttaaaggaaACTATTCACAGCAGTAATTTACAGTCTGCAGCGACTCTGCTTGGCAAAACAGATAAGTGTAATTATGAATTCAATTATCAATTCGTTTACTCGGCAAAATAGTAATCTACATTTGTAGACAGATTTACCAGAACTGAAACAgtgttgcaaaaaataaataaaaggttttgCGTTTCCCGCCATCTTTCGAGCGGAACGAACGAAATAGTGTCTTGTTGATTCCACACGGAAGTCATTCGGGGACGAATGCGGTAGCTAGGTTTTGATTGAAGCCCATAGCAACATCAATAATAAAGTGTGAGAGAATCTTTCGAACACACGTCTGAGTTGGATtgggggaaaaggaaaataagatgtttaaaaacacattccagagtgggttTCTATCCGTGCTCTACAGCATTGGAAGCAAGCCCCTTCAGATATGGGATAAAAAGGTAAGCTGTAACGTTAATTTGATAAatgtagcaagctagctaatctTACCTAGCTTGTTGGCCTGCTCAACACTGTCCGAAAACTCGAATGAACTGTGTATGATTAGGCTACTAGTTGAGCTGGATTTTCACAGCTAGCTAACTATCTAACACGTTGTCATGAACTGGATAGTTCTTTTAAAAAGCTACGTGCTAGCTAATCGAGTGTTTTCAGCACGATGGGCAGGTAGCGTGTTAACTTGTATAGCAAGGGGGTTGCGAGTAATATAACTAGACTAGCGACATGCGTCAACATGAACATTCTTACTTTCTTAGCACACACTCACGAGCAAATGCGGTAGTATGACAGAATTGCTAACCAAGCCTTTTAAGTAcagtttaaaattaattaattttatttatttatttttttagatctGGAGCTAGTTAACGCTGTACAATCAATGTCACTTTGGTTTTTGTCGTTGTTAGCTAAGTTGGCTTAATGTCTGCCAACATTCCCTGCATAAAATGTAACGTTGATAGTTATTTACATCAGCTTgcaaacatttttgcttttcaaaagTTATGGTAAGTTGTCAGCTAGCAAGCTACCATATCAGCCTGCAGACTAACATTTTTGCTTTACAAAATATATGGTAAGTTGCTAGCTTGCAAGCTAACGTAAGGCGTCTCGCTAAATTATCTGGTTACCTGTTCATTGTCTTTGCAACATAAATGTAACTAGTGCAGCGAATGTCTGGTAATTTTCTACAAGTTTCTACGAGTTTTATGCAAGTCTTCGATGCTAACATGATGTGCTGCTGTGAGTCCATTCTGTCGCACCTCGTTTCAGGTGAGAAATGGTCACATTAAGAGGATCACAGACAATGACATTCAGTCTCTGGTGCTGGAAGTGGAAGGAACAAATGTCAGGTATAAGCAATGAGAATGTGTAATATGTGTCCACTTTTCATTTGGACAAAGATGTGTCCAACGTTTTTAGTTGAGAGAAATTTCAGGTTATTCAACGGTAACTCTTTAAGCAATTTTAAGGTAATTCTGGGGAGGAAAGGGCTCTTTTTCAGTCTTGGCCTTTCAGTGATCTTTCTGATATTTCATAACCATAATGTATCCTTGGAGTATACCAATGGTCATTACTCCAAGGTGATATAATGGGTGTTAAACATTAGAAAGATCTGAGACATTAAGATTTTAAAGGAGCCATTTCCCCATTGTTTTTAGTCTTAGAGTGgatctatttttttctgtatatgtGAATTAAGTCAGCTGTGTGATTTGGGGATTTTAGACCTTTGTTTTAGAATAACATGCGCCTGTTTGAATCCTATAGCACTACATACATCACATGTCCAGCAGACCCCAAGAAGACACTTGGCATCAAACTTCCATTCTTGGTTATGATAATCAAAAATTTAAAGAAGTATTTCACCTTTGAAGTTCAGGTAAGATTAAAACTGGAACAAAAGCACATTCTGAATGAATATATCGGTCTCAGTGTCTACCAGTTACTTACCCTtggtgttttagtgtgtaaatataaatatatatggggtgggggggttgactATACAAGCCTGACTATAAGCCTTGACTATAGCCTACATGCCGGAGAAAACTTGATTTGGGAGTTGCATGATAAACGGTGGTTTGGTGTTTTTAGATGTTAGATGATAAAAGAAAGCTTGTCCATTAGGTGTTAGATGACAAGAACGTGAGGCGTCGTTTCCGGGCCAGTAACTACCAGAGTACGACCCGGGTGAAGCCCTTCATTTGCACCATGCCAATGCGGCTGGACGATGGCTGGAACCAGATCCAGTTCAACCTGTCCGACTTCACGCGTCGGGCTTACGGCACCAACTACATCGAGACACTTCGCGTACAGGTGAGCTGGTGCCGGGACTGGGAGCGGTTGATCTGGTCTTCCTTGGACCAACTTTAGAGACGCTTTAAAGTTACAGCACTACTTTTAGCTCTAGACCTCCACTCCCATCAGCTTTTGGTGAAAATCTGTGCTAGGGTGAACGTAGGGCCAACAATTACAAAGCTGTTCATTGCTTTGCAACCAAAGTTCAGAACTCATTTAAAAGTGTAACTCAAGTTACATTTGTTAATCTGTTTCGACATTGCAAATTTTGCGTACTGGGCTTACTCCTGGTCTGTAATCAAACCATAAT carries:
- the LOC135260657 gene encoding cilia- and flagella-associated protein 20, translated to MFKNTFQSGFLSVLYSIGSKPLQIWDKKVRNGHIKRITDNDIQSLVLEVEGTNVSTTYITCPADPKKTLGIKLPFLVMIIKNLKKYFTFEVQVLDDKNVRRRFRASNYQSTTRVKPFICTMPMRLDDGWNQIQFNLSDFTRRAYGTNYIETLRVQIHANCRIRRVYFSDRLYSEDELPAEFKLYLPVQNKAKH